Proteins encoded by one window of Blautia luti:
- a CDS encoding ABC transporter ATP-binding protein, producing the protein MDNQKIILNVENLNTTFISDKKEIKIVKNVSFQVKRGKALAVVGESGCGKSVTMNSIMRFLGKNAIVKADNIQYNALHDGKVTEYHLESITKPNGSEMRSLRGPDLAMVFQDPMSSLNPVYKVGDQVAEGLLQHNKGMKKAEAREKVLEMFRKLGIPDPEERIDCYPHQFSGGMKQRVVIAIAMICNPELIICDEPTTALDVTIQAQIMELLKSLQVNEGKSIILITHNMGLVAEMADEVCVMYMGRVVEFGSLEDIFDHTSHPYTKALLRSVPVLGLGDNQKLETIPGVTPNPVDLKEGCEFADRCSECMEKCRRGKIPMFEVSIGHKVRCLKYDSYPEVK; encoded by the coding sequence ATGGATAATCAGAAAATTATATTAAATGTTGAAAATCTTAATACAACGTTTATATCTGATAAAAAAGAAATTAAAATTGTAAAAAATGTTTCCTTTCAGGTAAAAAGGGGAAAGGCACTTGCTGTTGTAGGAGAATCTGGCTGTGGAAAAAGTGTGACCATGAATTCTATCATGCGTTTTCTGGGGAAAAATGCGATTGTGAAAGCAGACAACATTCAGTATAATGCATTGCATGATGGAAAAGTGACAGAGTATCATCTTGAAAGTATTACCAAACCAAATGGATCAGAAATGCGTTCATTAAGGGGACCGGATTTAGCCATGGTCTTTCAGGACCCTATGTCAAGTCTGAATCCTGTCTATAAGGTAGGAGATCAGGTAGCAGAGGGACTTTTACAGCATAATAAAGGAATGAAAAAAGCAGAGGCAAGGGAAAAAGTTTTGGAAATGTTCCGTAAATTGGGAATTCCAGATCCAGAAGAACGTATTGACTGCTATCCGCATCAATTTTCAGGCGGTATGAAACAGCGAGTGGTAATTGCGATTGCCATGATTTGTAATCCAGAACTAATTATTTGCGATGAACCGACTACGGCACTGGATGTAACTATTCAGGCCCAGATTATGGAGCTTCTTAAATCTCTTCAGGTAAACGAAGGAAAATCTATTATTCTGATTACACATAATATGGGTCTTGTAGCAGAAATGGCAGATGAAGTCTGCGTTATGTATATGGGACGTGTGGTAGAATTTGGAAGTCTTGAAGATATTTTTGATCATACCAGTCACCCTTATACAAAAGCTCTTTTACGCAGTGTGCCGGTGCTTGGTTTGGGTGATAATCAGAAGTTGGAGACGATTCCTGGAGTTACGCCAAACCCAGTTGACTTGAAAGAGGGATGCGAATTTGCTGATCGTTGTTCTGAATGTATGGAAAAATGTCGTAGAGGAAAAATTCCAATGTTTGAAGTCAGTATCGGGCATAAAGTTCGTTGTCTGAAATATGATTCTTATCCGGAGGTGAAATAA
- a CDS encoding IS607 family transposase yields the protein MCKYYSIHEFSKIIGVSAQTLRNWDANGKLHPHHTTVSSYRYYSDEQLNQVINVKPKKRITIGYCRVSSHKQKDDLERQIDNVKTYLLAKGQPFEIISDIGSGINYKKKGLQELIRRISQNQVEKVVVLYKDRLLRFGFELIEYIASLYNCEIEIIDNTEKSEQQELVEDLVQIITVFSCKLQGKRANKAKKLIQELIQEETDGKSHKSNADTKQCTEN from the coding sequence TTGTGTAAATATTATTCTATACATGAATTTTCAAAAATTATAGGCGTATCTGCCCAGACATTACGAAATTGGGATGCCAATGGAAAACTTCATCCGCATCATACTACAGTAAGTAGCTATAGATATTATTCTGATGAGCAACTCAACCAGGTAATAAATGTAAAGCCTAAAAAACGCATTACAATTGGATATTGTCGCGTTTCCAGCCATAAACAGAAAGATGATCTGGAACGACAGATTGATAATGTTAAGACATATCTTTTGGCAAAAGGACAGCCGTTTGAGATAATAAGTGATATCGGTTCCGGGATTAATTATAAGAAAAAAGGACTTCAGGAATTGATCAGGCGAATATCTCAAAATCAGGTTGAAAAGGTTGTTGTTTTATATAAAGATCGGCTATTACGATTTGGTTTTGAGCTGATAGAATATATCGCTTCACTTTATAATTGTGAGATTGAGATTATTGATAATACTGAAAAATCCGAACAGCAGGAACTTGTTGAAGATCTGGTTCAGATAATCACAGTATTCAGTTGTAAATTACAAGGAAAACGAGCGAATAAAGCTAAGAAACTTATCCAGGAACTGATACAGGAGGAAACAGATGGTAAAAGCCATAAAAGTAATGCTGATACCAAACAATGTACAGAAAACTAA
- a CDS encoding ABC transporter ATP-binding protein: METEKKEVIFKIKNLKTWFPIKKGLMKKIVGNVKAVDDVSIEVYKGETLGIVGESGCGKSTFGKTVMMLEKPTDGEVLFNYNGEYKDVTKFTKNEMFEFRKKVQMVFQDPYSALNPQKKIYTSFEEPLKTHGVSSVEEREKIMNRVLKMVNIQPDYLMRFPHEFSGGQRQRLCIARALEVTPEVLICDEPVSALDVSIQAQVLNLMKEIQKEMNLTYLFIAHDLSVVQYMSDRIMVMYLGKIVEVADSKALYDEPLHPYTKALISAIPVADIHYKKKRQVLEGEVPSPIHKPSGCAFHNRCPYCMDICKKEDPALRYHGADGHMTACHLYDGSEVNA, translated from the coding sequence ATGGAAACGGAAAAGAAGGAGGTAATTTTTAAAATCAAAAATCTGAAAACCTGGTTTCCTATTAAAAAGGGGCTTATGAAAAAAATAGTAGGGAATGTAAAGGCTGTGGATGATGTCAGCATTGAGGTGTATAAAGGAGAAACACTGGGAATAGTAGGAGAATCTGGCTGTGGAAAATCAACCTTTGGAAAGACTGTTATGATGCTTGAGAAACCTACAGACGGAGAGGTTTTATTTAATTATAACGGTGAGTATAAAGATGTTACAAAATTTACTAAGAATGAAATGTTTGAGTTCAGAAAAAAAGTACAGATGGTTTTCCAAGATCCATACTCTGCATTGAATCCGCAGAAAAAGATTTATACTTCTTTTGAAGAACCCTTAAAAACGCATGGGGTGAGTTCTGTGGAAGAACGGGAAAAAATTATGAATCGTGTATTGAAAATGGTTAATATTCAGCCGGATTATCTGATGCGTTTTCCACATGAATTTTCTGGAGGACAGCGCCAGCGTCTGTGTATTGCAAGAGCACTGGAAGTAACACCGGAAGTTCTTATTTGTGATGAACCGGTATCTGCACTAGATGTCTCAATTCAGGCACAGGTACTGAACTTGATGAAAGAAATTCAGAAAGAGATGAATCTTACCTATCTGTTTATTGCTCATGATCTTTCTGTTGTTCAGTATATGTCGGATCGTATCATGGTTATGTATCTTGGAAAAATTGTGGAAGTAGCAGATTCCAAAGCTTTATATGATGAGCCATTACATCCTTATACAAAGGCTCTGATTTCCGCAATTCCTGTAGCAGATATACATTACAAAAAGAAACGCCAGGTACTGGAAGGAGAAGTACCTAGCCCAATTCACAAACCAAGTGGTTGTGCATTTCACAATAGGTGTCCTTACTGCATGGATATCTGCAAAAAAGAAGATCCTGCTCTTCGTTATCATGGAGCAGACGGACACATGACTGCGTGTCATTTATATGATGGAAGTGAGGTAAATGCATGA
- a CDS encoding ROK family protein: MKILVFDIGGTAIKYGICQDGHLEKTKECPTEAFKGGPHILNTVCSLAEQYLPFDAIGISTAGQVNPEDGYIIYANSNIPDYTDTQFQKVLQERFHVPVAVENDVNSAALGEAIFGAGKGKDSFLCLTYGTGIGGAIIENRHVYHGSSFSAGEFGAIITHAEEKLAGTDPFDGCYERYASATALVKMVSAVDPSLTNGRQIFANLEHPEIKEVVSKWIDEIVLGLATLIHIFNPSSIVLGGGIMVQPYILEQIHARIPQMVMSSFAHVQISSAKLGNSAGLLGAYYLASQKL; this comes from the coding sequence ATGAAAATTCTGGTCTTTGATATTGGCGGAACCGCGATCAAATACGGAATCTGCCAGGACGGACATCTCGAAAAAACTAAAGAATGCCCGACAGAAGCTTTCAAAGGCGGTCCACATATTCTAAATACTGTCTGCAGTCTTGCGGAACAATATCTTCCTTTCGATGCGATTGGCATCAGTACCGCAGGACAGGTAAATCCTGAAGATGGGTATATTATTTATGCCAACAGCAATATCCCGGATTATACGGACACACAGTTTCAGAAAGTCCTTCAGGAACGCTTCCATGTTCCTGTCGCAGTAGAAAACGATGTCAACAGCGCAGCACTCGGAGAAGCCATCTTCGGTGCCGGAAAAGGAAAAGATTCTTTTCTCTGCCTTACCTACGGAACTGGTATCGGCGGAGCGATCATTGAAAACAGACATGTTTACCATGGTTCTTCTTTCTCAGCAGGAGAATTTGGTGCCATCATTACCCACGCAGAAGAAAAACTCGCCGGCACAGACCCATTTGACGGATGTTATGAACGTTACGCTTCCGCCACTGCTCTGGTAAAAATGGTTTCCGCTGTAGACCCGTCTCTTACCAACGGCCGTCAAATTTTTGCTAATTTAGAACACCCAGAAATCAAAGAAGTTGTAAGCAAATGGATTGATGAAATCGTACTTGGTCTTGCAACTCTGATTCATATTTTTAATCCTTCCAGCATAGTTCTCGGTGGTGGTATTATGGTTCAGCCTTACATTCTGGAACAAATTCACGCACGAATCCCACAGATGGTTATGTCCAGCTTTGCACATGTACAGATTTCAAGCGCAAAACTTGGAAATTCTGCCGGACTTCTGGGGGCTTATTATCTCGCTTCTCAGAAACTGTAG
- a CDS encoding YhcH/YjgK/YiaL family protein, translated as MIYTDLNNLERYLGMRKHLDTAIHYIKEHSLNDLKKGCNEVDGDFAFINCFEYETLPEEKTFFEAHEKYADIHMVISGEEKMGVSDMSLMTVTAKDEETDSIECHGPVEHYMDLTPGKVLIVFPEDAHKVKIMKDQVTQVRKAVGKVLVTE; from the coding sequence ATGATTTATACAGATTTGAATAATCTTGAACGTTATCTTGGAATGAGAAAACATCTGGATACAGCGATTCATTATATTAAAGAACATTCTCTAAATGATCTGAAAAAGGGATGCAATGAAGTTGATGGTGATTTTGCATTTATCAATTGTTTTGAATACGAAACATTACCGGAAGAAAAAACATTCTTTGAAGCTCATGAGAAATATGCCGATATCCATATGGTGATTTCCGGAGAAGAAAAGATGGGTGTTAGTGATATGTCTCTGATGACAGTGACAGCAAAAGATGAAGAAACGGATTCCATTGAATGCCATGGTCCGGTTGAACATTACATGGATTTGACACCTGGAAAAGTGTTGATCGTATTTCCTGAAGATGCTCATAAAGTGAAAATTATGAAAGATCAAGTTACACAGGTAAGAAAAGCAGTTGGAAAAGTACTGGTTACAGAGTAA
- a CDS encoding dihydrodipicolinate synthase family protein has translation MKDITKYQGIIPAFYACYDDNGEISPERVEALIRHLIAKGVKGVYVGGSSGECIYQSVADRKLVLEHVMKAAEGKLTVIAHVACNNTADSKELAAHAESLGVDAIAAIPPIYFHLPEYAIAEYWNDISSAAPNTDFVIYNIPQLAGVALTMPLFREMRKNPRVAAVKNSSMPVQDIQMFKMEGGEGFVVFNGPDEQLVSGLAMGADGGIGGTYAVMPELYLKIKELTDAGKVKEAREIQYAADAIIYAMCECHGNLYAVMKEILRIRENLNIGGVRKPLPEIIPEDMEQIKKCAGMIDEAIKKYC, from the coding sequence ATGAAGGACATTACAAAATATCAGGGAATTATTCCGGCTTTTTATGCATGCTATGATGACAATGGAGAAATCAGCCCGGAGAGAGTAGAAGCTCTTATCAGACATCTGATTGCAAAAGGCGTGAAAGGTGTTTATGTAGGCGGTTCTTCAGGAGAGTGTATTTATCAGAGCGTTGCAGACAGAAAGCTGGTTTTGGAACATGTAATGAAGGCGGCAGAAGGAAAATTGACAGTGATTGCACATGTGGCATGCAACAATACTGCTGACAGTAAAGAACTGGCAGCACATGCAGAGTCACTGGGTGTTGACGCAATTGCTGCAATTCCTCCGATTTATTTCCATCTGCCAGAGTATGCGATTGCAGAATACTGGAATGATATTTCCAGTGCGGCACCGAATACAGACTTTGTAATTTATAATATTCCTCAGCTTGCAGGAGTAGCCCTGACTATGCCTCTCTTCCGCGAAATGAGAAAGAATCCGAGAGTAGCAGCAGTGAAAAACAGTTCAATGCCTGTACAGGATATCCAGATGTTTAAAATGGAAGGCGGAGAAGGCTTCGTTGTATTTAACGGTCCGGATGAGCAGTTAGTATCAGGACTTGCTATGGGAGCTGATGGAGGTATCGGAGGTACTTATGCAGTAATGCCGGAACTTTATTTAAAAATCAAAGAGCTGACAGATGCTGGAAAAGTAAAAGAAGCCAGAGAAATCCAGTATGCAGCAGATGCGATTATTTATGCAATGTGCGAGTGTCATGGAAATTTATATGCGGTTATGAAAGAAATCCTTCGTATCCGTGAAAACCTGAACATTGGTGGCGTAAGAAAACCATTACCGGAAATCATCCCGGAAGATATGGAACAGATTAAAAAATGTGCCGGAATGATTGACGAAGCGATTAAAAAATACTGCTAA
- a CDS encoding ABC transporter permease produces the protein MENTKTVSIKKQNKSAASSLMKKNIRKFMRNKLAVLGLVIVVAMTVASIMSMVLKVDYSTPDLQNMKVGPGTNGHILGTDTIGRDLFARVLFGGCYSIFIGVFSSIMSGIIGAVLGAVAGYFGGRADKFLVRVSELFQTFPQLVLVMMLVAISGTRGMANIIMIFTFTGWMTTFRMVRNEFMSIKSETYVKVCEAFGMGRINIMFKQILPNVMTPIIVSTTTNVAVYILQEATLSFIGLGISDQTPTWGNILNAAKSVAVVTNQWWIWVFPGLAITLFVLAINFLGDGIRDVMDAKQQ, from the coding sequence ATGGAAAATACAAAGACAGTAAGTATTAAAAAACAGAATAAAAGTGCGGCCTCTTCTCTAATGAAGAAAAACATTCGTAAATTTATGAGAAACAAGCTGGCGGTTCTGGGACTGGTTATTGTAGTAGCCATGACTGTTGCTAGTATTATGAGCATGGTATTGAAAGTGGATTATTCTACACCAGATTTGCAAAATATGAAAGTAGGGCCTGGTACGAATGGGCATATTTTAGGCACAGATACTATTGGAAGGGACTTATTTGCCAGAGTGTTGTTTGGGGGATGCTACTCTATTTTTATTGGCGTATTTTCATCAATAATGTCTGGCATTATTGGAGCAGTATTAGGGGCAGTTGCGGGATATTTTGGAGGTCGAGCAGATAAATTTTTGGTTAGGGTATCTGAATTGTTTCAAACTTTTCCCCAACTGGTACTTGTGATGATGCTGGTGGCTATTTCTGGCACAAGGGGAATGGCAAATATCATTATGATTTTTACTTTTACGGGTTGGATGACCACTTTCCGTATGGTAAGAAACGAGTTTATGAGTATCAAGTCGGAAACCTATGTCAAAGTTTGTGAGGCTTTTGGGATGGGAAGAATTAATATTATGTTTAAGCAGATTCTTCCAAATGTAATGACTCCAATCATTGTATCTACTACAACTAATGTGGCAGTATATATTCTTCAGGAAGCTACATTAAGCTTCATTGGACTTGGAATCTCTGACCAGACACCTACATGGGGAAATATTCTAAATGCTGCTAAAAGCGTAGCTGTAGTGACAAATCAGTGGTGGATATGGGTATTTCCGGGATTAGCAATTACGTTATTTGTACTTGCAATCAATTTTCTGGGGGATGGTATCCGAGATGTCATGGATGCAAAACAGCAGTAA
- a CDS encoding RNA-guided endonuclease InsQ/TnpB family protein has product MVKAIKVMLIPNNVQKTKMFQYAGASRFAYNWALAREIENYEKGGGFISDAELRKEFTKLRHSDEYVWLLNISNNVTKQAVKDACTAYKNFFRGLQKFPRFKSKKRSMPKFYQDNVKIRFSNTHVKFEGFSSSRKANKQKMNWVRLAEPGRIPTNVKYMNPRISFDGLNWWISVCVEFPDCRETLNDDGVGIDLGIKDLAVCSDGTKYKNINKSQKVKKLEKQKRRLQRSISRSYEKNKKGESYCKTNNVIKKEKLLLKRNHRLTNIRKNYLNQTISEIVNRKPRFICIEDLNVSGMMKNRHLFKAVQAQGFFWFRKQLEYRCSDKGIQLIVADRFYPSSKLCSCCGNIKKDLKLSDRVYRCECGNMIDRDFQASINLKTYGEKFAS; this is encoded by the coding sequence ATGGTAAAAGCCATAAAAGTAATGCTGATACCAAACAATGTACAGAAAACTAAGATGTTTCAGTACGCAGGTGCTTCAAGATTTGCTTATAACTGGGCTTTGGCCAGGGAAATAGAGAACTATGAAAAAGGCGGCGGATTCATTTCAGATGCAGAACTCAGAAAAGAATTTACGAAGCTTAGACATTCTGATGAATATGTATGGTTACTGAATATCTCAAATAATGTGACCAAACAGGCAGTTAAAGATGCCTGTACTGCTTATAAGAACTTTTTCAGGGGGTTGCAAAAGTTCCCAAGATTCAAGTCAAAAAAGAGATCTATGCCGAAGTTCTATCAGGACAACGTTAAGATACGCTTCAGTAATACACATGTTAAATTTGAAGGCTTTTCTTCCAGCAGGAAAGCAAATAAACAAAAAATGAATTGGGTAAGACTTGCAGAACCTGGACGTATTCCGACAAATGTTAAATATATGAACCCGAGAATATCCTTTGACGGATTGAACTGGTGGATCAGCGTATGTGTAGAATTTCCTGACTGCAGGGAAACACTTAATGATGACGGAGTCGGCATAGACCTGGGAATCAAAGATCTGGCTGTCTGCTCTGATGGGACTAAGTATAAGAACATCAATAAGAGTCAGAAAGTAAAGAAATTAGAAAAACAGAAACGCAGATTACAGCGTAGTATCTCTCGTTCTTACGAGAAAAATAAGAAAGGGGAAAGTTACTGTAAAACAAATAATGTAATCAAAAAGGAAAAACTTTTATTAAAACGAAATCACAGATTAACAAACATCCGTAAAAATTATTTAAATCAGACCATATCGGAGATCGTAAATCGAAAACCAAGATTTATATGTATTGAAGATCTGAATGTTAGCGGAATGATGAAAAACAGACATTTATTCAAAGCAGTTCAGGCACAGGGATTTTTTTGGTTTAGGAAACAGCTTGAATATAGGTGCAGCGATAAAGGAATTCAGCTTATTGTAGCTGATCGGTTTTATCCATCATCAAAGCTTTGCAGCTGTTGTGGAAACATCAAAAAAGATTTGAAGTTATCTGACAGAGTTTATAGATGTGAGTGTGGGAATATGATTGACAGAGATTTCCAGGCATCTATAAATCTCAAGACTTATGGAGAAAAATTTGCAAGTTGA